The DNA sequence CTCGGTGACCTCGAGCCCGGTCATGTTCTCGACGGAGGAGATGACGTTGCTGCGAATTCCCTCGGCCAGGTCATGGATGGCGATCCCGTAATCAGCGACTATCCCGATGTCGATGGCTGCTTGACGTTCGCCAACCTCGACGCTCACGCCCTGGGTGAGGCTGGGTGAACCTGGCAGCGTCTCGCGCAACTTTCCCACGACGCGGGCAGCCTGGCCTCCCAGGTCGTAGACACCGTCGACCTCGCGCGTAGCGATACCAGCGATCTTGGAGACCACCACGTCGGCGATGGTGGTGACGCCATGGTTGGCGACTTTCTCGACGGCATTACTGGACTTGTCTACCTGCTTCGACGAACTCACTTCATGGGTTTGGGTTGCCGTGGTCATCAGCTTCTCCTTCGACTTGTCTCAGCTTCCGGACATTTCCGTCCGGCACAATGAGTTCGTCGGGCAACGGTTGGTATTACGCACGCCGATGAGATCTAACGCACATTTCCGCGCTCACGACGACAGGGGACACAGTGGTGCTGCCGCTCTTGCCGC is a window from the Mycobacteroides salmoniphilum genome containing:
- a CDS encoding Asp23/Gls24 family envelope stress response protein — its product is MTTATQTHEVSSSKQVDKSSNAVEKVANHGVTTIADVVVSKIAGIATREVDGVYDLGGQAARVVGKLRETLPGSPSLTQGVSVEVGERQAAIDIGIVADYGIAIHDLAEGIRSNVISSVENMTGLEVTEVNVTVHDVHFADGDDDASDAGEPRVQ